From the Arctopsyche grandis isolate Sample6627 chromosome 11, ASM5162203v2, whole genome shotgun sequence genome, one window contains:
- the LOC143918569 gene encoding uncharacterized protein LOC143918569: MDKGLDDVSVYLLEALSEDGQTLKKEPEKTPIPEFGLTFPPNIAPMKAFTDPYVIPPKYVELTVSMSIKDIKELKRHHDLWRDDCWDHLIGLNRNDRFGFYLDAISSITDLSIFEEKLKRGRRNYLKAVISSKLYSYEDREKAAVELMRSNSLMENFADRAKKVLYEIGSIMKQLANNTARHNDNFMNAQARVTDNLKVCAALVKDAHTSIETKMTTLIDVLTDKTDRNGSEFEMFSNYRFHPEPVLPNQDGRSSREKTAPPNSTMGHPKKFSADQSEVETALIIPERRRIHHWSFESRENNESKSSSNSSIGLLE; this comes from the coding sequence ATGGACAAAGGACTTGATGACGTTTCTGTTTATCTCTTGGAGGCGCTCTCGGAAGACGGACAGACTCTCAAGAAGGAACCAGAGAAGACTCCTATTCCAGAGTTTGGTTTAACCTTTCCGCCTAATATTGCCCCCATGAAGGCTTTCACGGATCCATATGTTATTCCTCCCAAATATGTGGAGCTCACTGTTTCTATGTCGATAAAGGACATAAAAGAGTTGAAGAGACATCATGATCTGTGGAGAGATGATTGTTGGGATCATCTAATAGGTTTGAACAGGAATGATAGATTTGGATTTTACCTCGATGCAATTAGTTCCATCACGGACCTCTCAATTTTTGAGGAAAAGCTCAAAAGAGGAAGAAGAAATTATTTAAAGGCAGTCATAAGCTCCAAACTTTACTCCTACGAGGATAGGGAAAAGGCTGCTGTGGAGTTAATGAGGAGTAACTCTCTTATGGAGAACTTTGCCGATCGTGCCAAGAAGGTCTTGTATGAAATTGGATCTATTATGAAGCAGTTGGCGAACAATACTGCCAGGCATAATGATAACTTTATGAATGCTCAAGCTCGAGTGACTGATAATCTGAAGGTCTGTGCAGCCCTTGTCAAAGATGCACATACAAGTATTGAGACCAAAATGACCACTCTCATAGATGTGCTGACAGACAAAACAGACAGGAACGGCTCTGAGTTTGAAATGTTTTCAAATTACCGGTTTCATCCTGAACCAGTCTTACCAAACCAAGATGGAAGATCATCAAGAGAAAAGACTGCTCCTCCTAATTCAACAATGGGACACCCAAAGAAATTCAGTGCAGATCAATCAGAAGTGGAAACTGCTTTGATAATACCAGAGAGGAGGAGAATACATCATTGGTCATTTGAGTCTCGAGAAAATAACGAGAGTAAAAGTAGTAGCAATAGTAGTATAGGCTTATTGGAATGA